The following are from one region of the uncultured Hyphomonas sp. genome:
- a CDS encoding AraC family transcriptional regulator has protein sequence MDDAKRFTEAHQGSWREDPISYLELNGGNVSFEKEEFSSEQRRAGLKLAILFDGEFDLAVEDGSASRAFGACFYLFHGRRPWRLDHRFHAASHIRYLTINIDEEGLGEGLAVSERGLDQERDDVDGVSMRQAGISAEMNALAAQIMTCPFEGSARSIFLGAKALEITAMAMEHFGEGAQAPTLLSPREIRRLKEAAALLRERCASPPSLAELARFTGLNVRKLTHGFRSLYGKSVGEYVRDYRMREAWRLLVSGASDVTRTAELVGYTLPHFSSAFQRAYGVNPSTIARRSDN, from the coding sequence ATGGATGATGCCAAGCGCTTCACCGAAGCACACCAGGGTAGTTGGCGTGAGGATCCGATTTCGTATCTGGAGCTGAACGGCGGAAACGTCAGCTTTGAGAAGGAAGAATTTTCGAGCGAGCAACGTCGTGCGGGGCTGAAGCTCGCTATTCTCTTTGACGGCGAATTCGACCTTGCCGTTGAAGACGGGAGCGCATCAAGGGCCTTCGGGGCGTGCTTCTATCTTTTCCATGGCCGCCGGCCATGGCGGCTGGATCATCGTTTTCACGCGGCGTCCCACATTCGCTATCTGACCATCAATATCGATGAGGAGGGGCTTGGAGAGGGCCTTGCGGTCTCAGAACGAGGACTGGATCAGGAGCGTGATGATGTGGATGGCGTATCGATGCGCCAAGCCGGGATATCAGCGGAAATGAATGCCCTTGCGGCACAGATTATGACGTGCCCCTTTGAAGGAAGCGCACGCAGTATTTTTCTTGGTGCGAAGGCGCTTGAAATTACGGCAATGGCAATGGAACATTTCGGGGAGGGCGCCCAGGCGCCGACCCTGCTGTCGCCACGAGAAATCCGGCGCCTGAAGGAAGCTGCAGCGCTTCTGCGCGAGCGGTGCGCGTCTCCACCTTCTCTTGCCGAACTTGCACGTTTCACCGGGCTGAATGTCCGTAAGCTGACGCATGGTTTCCGGAGCCTCTATGGGAAAAGCGTCGGTGAATATGTGCGCGACTACCGGATGCGGGAAGCCTGGCGCCTCCTGGTGTCAGGCGCGTCGGACGTGACACGGACGGCCGAATTGGTCGGCTATACCCTGCCGCATTTTTCTTCGGCATTTCAACGCGCTTACGGCGTGAATCCCAGCACGATTGCCCGAAGGAGTGACAACTAG
- a CDS encoding MotA/TolQ/ExbB proton channel family protein, with translation MIFDFETILYEVSAVFLVPSLIAILVSLVYSLLTLGRFLMELAQRYSGRKQGALTQYYRETRADSDDLELWIMRRLEPLRLVSRVAPLLGLVATLIPMGPALMALTSGESAEMASNLVVAFSGVTLALISASLAFFVLNIRRRWLLEELRVIETGAEAVS, from the coding sequence ATGATTTTTGATTTCGAGACGATACTTTATGAAGTTTCCGCCGTTTTCCTCGTACCGTCACTGATAGCGATTCTTGTGTCTCTTGTTTATTCGCTCCTGACCTTGGGGCGTTTCCTGATGGAACTCGCGCAACGCTATTCCGGCCGGAAACAGGGCGCGCTGACGCAATATTACCGGGAGACCAGGGCCGATAGCGATGATCTGGAACTCTGGATTATGAGGCGGCTGGAACCGCTGCGCCTGGTGTCCCGCGTCGCGCCTTTGCTGGGGCTCGTCGCGACGCTTATCCCTATGGGGCCGGCATTGATGGCGCTGACGTCCGGAGAGTCTGCTGAGATGGCGAGCAATCTGGTCGTTGCATTCTCCGGCGTGACGCTGGCCCTGATCTCTGCAAGCCTGGCCTTCTTCGTTCTCAACATTCGCCGCCGCTGGCTGCTCGAAGAGTTGCGCGTGATCGAGACCGGTGCGGAGGCGGTTTCGTGA
- a CDS encoding TonB-dependent siderophore receptor, with the protein MILDEIVVRAASVEGSGVGLKVPLALKEIPQTLSIIDRDRLDQQRLVTLDDVMQSAPGVTVQPGTRLRTAYYSRGFSIDTLSFDGIPTSGWNEAVNTEDMANYERVELLRGASGLLQGTGNPSGTINLVRKRAGEDFDASAALSGGSWNNWRGELDVGGGLTPSGNVRARGVAVFEDRDYFYDVTHRQKSLLYGTSEWNITPSTVIAATVKWQDLDDDGSLIGGLPRYSDGSALDVSRSFNPGTDWSFRKWENTQAFLELRHEFEGDWQGKIAVSHIDGDSQMRYANLYGGIDRATGRGAFILAGAYGFDNKETDVDAYVTGSVEAFGRRHELLFGANYWDGETSQTSYALQGLPMTANIFDWDPYQIPAPTGRTYSGEQSTTTTQYGGYGVVRLHVLDPLTIIAGGRLSWWETDTERRASVDGPLVPAGQYEVDNQFTPYGGVVWDLTSELSLYGSYTSIFTPQNYRGANGDVIDPMTGDNFEVGLKGAWFDGRLDGALSAFRILQENRAQTDPSVPCLPGTQCVYIAEGKVRTQGVDFEVNGDVTPELRLQAGYTWVDTEYVRDRTATGGPSTNEGQPFSRFTPHHMLKLWAHYHPRYLDERLSIGAGVNAQSSSHVISNGMRIEQGGYAVANVRLGYKITPKIDLSLNVNNLFDKTYFTRLGGVEWNNWYGEPRSVLVTLRARY; encoded by the coding sequence ATGATTTTGGACGAAATTGTCGTGCGTGCCGCCTCCGTCGAAGGGTCGGGTGTTGGACTCAAGGTGCCGCTCGCTCTGAAAGAGATTCCCCAGACGCTCTCGATTATCGATCGGGACCGCCTCGACCAGCAGCGGCTCGTGACATTGGATGACGTGATGCAAAGTGCGCCAGGCGTAACTGTTCAGCCGGGCACGCGCCTGCGCACGGCATATTATTCCCGCGGGTTTTCGATCGATACGCTGAGTTTTGACGGCATCCCGACGTCCGGATGGAACGAAGCGGTCAACACCGAGGATATGGCCAACTATGAGCGGGTCGAATTGCTACGCGGTGCATCTGGTCTGTTGCAGGGCACGGGCAATCCCTCAGGAACAATCAATCTGGTTCGCAAGCGTGCGGGTGAAGACTTCGACGCGTCCGCTGCATTGAGTGGCGGAAGCTGGAACAATTGGCGCGGAGAGCTGGACGTTGGCGGCGGGCTGACGCCCTCAGGCAATGTACGTGCGCGCGGTGTCGCTGTGTTTGAGGATCGGGATTATTTCTACGATGTCACACACCGGCAAAAATCGCTCCTCTACGGGACGTCGGAATGGAACATTACCCCGTCCACTGTGATCGCCGCGACCGTGAAATGGCAGGATCTGGATGATGATGGATCCCTGATTGGCGGATTGCCGCGCTACTCAGACGGCAGCGCCCTCGATGTTTCGCGTTCCTTTAATCCTGGAACGGACTGGTCGTTCCGGAAATGGGAAAATACGCAGGCCTTTCTGGAACTCAGACATGAGTTCGAAGGCGACTGGCAGGGCAAGATCGCGGTGAGCCATATCGACGGTGACAGTCAGATGCGTTACGCGAACCTCTATGGCGGAATAGATCGCGCGACAGGCCGTGGAGCGTTCATTCTGGCCGGGGCGTATGGCTTCGACAACAAGGAAACCGATGTTGACGCCTATGTGACGGGCAGCGTTGAGGCGTTCGGCCGCCGGCACGAACTTCTGTTCGGTGCGAACTATTGGGATGGCGAAACCTCGCAGACATCGTACGCTCTGCAAGGTTTGCCGATGACGGCCAATATATTTGATTGGGACCCATACCAGATTCCGGCGCCAACAGGGCGAACCTATAGCGGCGAGCAATCAACGACGACCACGCAATATGGCGGTTATGGTGTGGTGCGGCTTCATGTTCTTGACCCCCTGACGATTATCGCAGGCGGCCGCCTCAGCTGGTGGGAGACCGACACGGAACGGCGGGCGAGTGTGGACGGCCCCCTTGTTCCCGCCGGCCAGTACGAGGTTGATAATCAGTTCACACCTTATGGCGGCGTTGTCTGGGACCTGACCAGTGAGCTATCCCTTTACGGCAGCTATACGTCGATCTTCACACCCCAGAACTATCGCGGTGCAAATGGTGATGTCATCGACCCCATGACCGGCGACAATTTCGAAGTGGGATTGAAAGGCGCCTGGTTTGACGGTCGGTTGGACGGTGCGCTCTCGGCCTTCCGTATCCTTCAGGAAAACCGGGCGCAAACCGACCCGAGTGTTCCGTGTCTGCCAGGAACGCAGTGCGTCTATATCGCCGAGGGAAAGGTGCGCACGCAAGGCGTGGACTTCGAGGTGAATGGTGACGTAACCCCGGAGCTGCGGCTACAGGCGGGATATACCTGGGTTGATACGGAATATGTACGTGATCGCACTGCAACAGGTGGTCCAAGTACAAATGAGGGCCAGCCCTTTTCGCGCTTCACCCCTCATCACATGTTAAAGCTGTGGGCGCACTATCATCCTCGTTATCTGGATGAACGTTTGTCGATTGGCGCTGGCGTGAATGCCCAGAGCTCGTCTCATGTCATCAGCAATGGCATGCGAATCGAACAGGGCGGGTACGCTGTGGCGAATGTCCGGCTTGGCTACAAAATTACGCCGAAAATCGACCTTTCCCTGAACGTCAACAATCTCTTCGACAAAACCTACTTCACGCGTTTGGGCGGTGTTGAATGGAACAATTGGTATGGCGAGCCGCGCAGCGTCCTCGTCACGTTGCGGGCGAGGTACTGA
- a CDS encoding cupin domain-containing protein, with product MSGIRIVNASETVVHLSESGLATFLSRRKSEWGNIQSSQADRIIGTVKALTNDDLHSDMWEMHSTGEELLFLLSGAVELFADEANGASPYQMTAGVFCIVGKNVWHRLILKEPAELLFVTPASGTHMRPYQDDQTA from the coding sequence ATGTCTGGAATCCGTATTGTAAATGCGTCCGAGACGGTCGTGCATCTGTCCGAAAGCGGTCTGGCGACTTTCCTGTCGCGTCGAAAGAGCGAGTGGGGGAACATCCAATCGTCTCAAGCCGACCGGATCATCGGAACGGTGAAAGCCCTGACCAATGATGACCTCCATTCCGACATGTGGGAGATGCATTCGACAGGCGAGGAGCTGTTGTTCCTTCTGTCCGGCGCTGTTGAACTCTTCGCGGACGAGGCCAATGGGGCGTCACCTTACCAGATGACAGCTGGCGTATTCTGTATCGTCGGGAAGAATGTGTGGCACCGCCTGATCCTGAAAGAGCCTGCCGAACTTCTTTTTGTTACCCCCGCAAGTGGAACGCACATGCGGCCCTATCAAGACGATCAGACGGCCTGA
- a CDS encoding PepSY-associated TM helix domain-containing protein, whose protein sequence is MRRMLRSAHRWAGLATILVVAVLCASGFGLLVGHSFNLSGRIEIHTDTEQQAEYAGLDKALATISQTYPDYQAGMILASDTPNRAWQVSLRGKSGENAGLVVQLDPETGNLLSETVAGQSPKDWLLKLHNSLFLGLTGEVLILISAIALMFLSMTGILIVPGIWRHLRKGPLWNGVRSLHIWLGLVGAVFLLLWTVTGTALLAYKGFTDIKPARGRPQMAAAAPGSASPPVDDLPAANLSAILTSVSAAYPDREIQAVIPGRGARPVAVMMLNRSGPPWEKSTTFLFDAHSGEALPARDVPVFMRVMIAMKSLHTGVWDSPAVYAVYVIMGTVPIILIVTGPWLWIVNRRRRSKTPAVKGRSLKQRAQEC, encoded by the coding sequence ATGCGACGCATGTTGAGGAGTGCCCATAGGTGGGCAGGATTGGCGACAATTCTGGTCGTCGCGGTCTTGTGTGCAAGCGGCTTCGGCCTGCTGGTAGGCCATAGCTTCAACCTGTCCGGCCGTATCGAGATTCATACCGATACGGAACAACAAGCTGAATATGCCGGACTGGACAAGGCGCTTGCCACGATTTCGCAGACCTATCCGGACTATCAGGCCGGTATGATCCTGGCGTCCGACACCCCCAACCGGGCGTGGCAAGTCAGCTTGCGTGGCAAGAGCGGGGAGAATGCCGGACTGGTCGTTCAACTCGATCCGGAAACAGGAAATCTTCTGTCGGAAACCGTCGCCGGACAGTCTCCAAAGGATTGGTTGCTTAAGCTGCACAACAGTCTCTTCCTGGGGCTGACCGGTGAGGTTCTGATCCTCATCTCTGCGATTGCGCTGATGTTCCTCAGCATGACCGGAATTCTCATTGTCCCGGGAATATGGCGTCATCTGCGTAAGGGGCCGCTATGGAATGGTGTGCGCTCCTTACATATCTGGCTTGGGCTCGTCGGCGCCGTGTTCCTGCTTTTGTGGACCGTCACCGGAACGGCCCTGCTGGCATATAAGGGGTTCACGGACATCAAACCCGCGCGCGGGAGACCTCAGATGGCTGCTGCCGCGCCCGGGTCTGCCAGTCCGCCGGTTGATGACCTGCCGGCCGCAAATCTTTCGGCCATCCTTACGAGTGTCAGCGCCGCTTATCCCGATCGCGAAATCCAGGCGGTCATACCGGGGCGTGGTGCTCGTCCGGTGGCCGTGATGATGCTCAATCGGTCTGGGCCGCCCTGGGAAAAATCCACGACTTTTCTGTTCGACGCGCATTCAGGTGAAGCCCTCCCTGCGCGGGATGTGCCCGTGTTCATGCGCGTCATGATTGCGATGAAATCGCTCCATACCGGCGTATGGGACAGCCCGGCTGTCTATGCCGTTTACGTCATTATGGGGACCGTACCGATCATTTTGATCGTGACCGGGCCCTGGCTCTGGATCGTGAACAGGCGTCGTCGGTCAAAGACACCGGCGGTCAAAGGAAGATCCTTAAAGCAGAGGGCGCAGGAATGTTGA
- a CDS encoding DUF2149 domain-containing protein has product MRFLEEDEDDPILSVVNLVDLFVVIIGILMVLLVQNPLNPFRNENVIVIENPGEADMRMTIKQGEELTRYESSGEIGEGEGVKAGVAYRLPDGRMIYVPEDE; this is encoded by the coding sequence GTGAGGTTCCTGGAAGAGGACGAAGACGACCCCATCCTCTCTGTCGTCAATCTTGTCGATTTGTTTGTCGTGATCATCGGAATTCTGATGGTCCTGCTCGTTCAGAATCCGCTAAATCCCTTCCGGAATGAAAACGTTATCGTCATCGAGAACCCCGGCGAAGCCGACATGCGCATGACGATCAAACAAGGTGAAGAGCTGACCCGTTACGAAAGCAGCGGTGAAATCGGAGAGGGCGAAGGGGTCAAGGCCGGTGTCGCGTATCGCCTGCCGGACGGGCGTATGATCTACGTTCCGGAAGACGAGTAG
- the cobN gene encoding cobaltochelatase subunit CobN yields MFRTILVVMTIAVACALGSATADERPERDARIHIVASDFVLPSKLVRIAGWGKDADVTVTHNYLEQGGPGNWADYDLVVIDAPLRGRAAQLIEDVMGQLNAAGVPWMSVGSGGRPSRSGNLDPAIFETMNAYYEAGGEQNFRNFLTYAAAWNSGRDTSRIPAPIPMPESAIYHPDAPDFFTDVSSYEAWGRDRWPADAPRLAVIISSTYISGVQTAVLDKIVHQAESAGVMPILFWFDSMGETGIPEMLGPADVDLLASYTHMQNGEQRKAELAELDVPAVLLLGNRSMTPAEWSKAAQGVEPAMTAVLMATPESWGMGDPIVVSGVENGEPVPIPEQIDLLIGKATSVARLRHSDQADRKLALFFWNTPQGERNMSASNLNVPASVEQIGAALRQAGYDVPELTEDDILQAGQSMLGGYYHHDRLDDLLANGLAQAFPVSDYKAWLDTLPKEVTQPVFDKWGEPESHWAVRTINGQKVFVIPSVNFGKLLFLPQPPRADKVGESYHDVKVPPGHLFLATYLMVQKAFDANAVIHLGTHGTQEWTPGKDRGLWAYDYPMLTLGNVPVVYPYIQDNVAEAIQAIRRGRAITISHQTPPFAPSGFYDELRDIHALIHEREQLDEGAVRDETDARLADAVIEANLQKDLLWTEEDVRSDFSTFLPILHDHLHELAQTATPLGLHTFGLAASPEHRLMTVMQQLGEPYYALLGIDQAEMFATDAEKLPESKPYQFLERFLRGGEDISGIADAAMREQIERARAYDQHLADPQELEALLHALDGGFTKAGPGGDPVRNPQASSGRNLFAFEPDKIPTPSAYKAGEEAFTGLIDAYKSDHDGQAPDKLAFSLFSSDAIRTLGITEAQIMHALGVRPVWGRGGRVTKLEIIPAAELGRPRVDVVIQATSVYRDQFDGLMRLYSEAIDELSKQDEPGNAVYAGTRRVRDALLSAGTDAGTADRLASIRIFSNAPGDYGSGVPDAALDSTNWEDDAIIAQTYLASQSFAYGTSDWGQSVASFGLFEKQLTGVDAAILARSSNVHGVLSTDHPFEYLGGLSAAVKSVNGESPALYISDLRRARPKMVQASKFLSDELRARYQNPQWISAMMDEGYAGTVEMLRVTDNLFGWQVTDESMVRADQWQAMHDTYVMDARDLGLNEWFEEQNPTAQAQIIERMTEAIRKGYWDASEQTRKELAQRWQELTEQAGADAGAQTTVEYIEDMAAGFGLGNGQGAPAADIAAAAAQTIQGQVMNEVLSPSDVRPDWLRLSSIAGLLLIMLAGALLQLRTSRQWT; encoded by the coding sequence ATGTTCCGAACGATCCTGGTGGTGATGACCATTGCTGTCGCGTGTGCCCTTGGCAGCGCGACGGCCGATGAACGGCCAGAGCGGGATGCCCGCATTCATATTGTCGCCAGCGATTTTGTGCTTCCGTCCAAGCTCGTAAGGATTGCGGGCTGGGGAAAAGACGCCGACGTCACGGTCACGCACAATTATCTTGAGCAGGGTGGCCCCGGGAACTGGGCTGACTACGACCTGGTCGTCATAGACGCGCCACTGCGTGGACGTGCTGCTCAGTTGATTGAAGACGTTATGGGGCAGCTCAACGCGGCTGGCGTTCCCTGGATGTCCGTAGGGTCCGGCGGCCGGCCATCGCGCTCGGGTAATCTGGACCCCGCCATCTTTGAGACGATGAATGCCTATTATGAGGCGGGTGGTGAACAGAACTTCCGGAATTTCCTGACCTATGCCGCAGCCTGGAATTCGGGGCGTGACACGAGCCGTATCCCGGCGCCCATCCCCATGCCCGAAAGTGCCATCTATCATCCGGATGCCCCCGATTTTTTCACGGATGTCAGCTCGTATGAAGCGTGGGGGCGGGACAGGTGGCCAGCGGATGCGCCCCGTCTGGCGGTCATTATTTCCTCGACCTACATCTCCGGCGTTCAGACGGCTGTACTGGACAAGATCGTTCATCAGGCAGAGTCGGCTGGCGTCATGCCGATCCTGTTCTGGTTCGACAGTATGGGGGAGACGGGTATCCCGGAAATGCTCGGCCCGGCTGATGTCGATCTGCTTGCAAGCTATACGCACATGCAGAATGGCGAGCAGCGCAAGGCCGAACTCGCAGAGCTGGACGTGCCGGCCGTCTTACTGCTGGGCAATCGCTCCATGACGCCGGCGGAATGGAGCAAGGCGGCGCAGGGCGTGGAACCTGCCATGACAGCGGTGCTGATGGCGACGCCGGAATCCTGGGGGATGGGGGACCCGATCGTGGTCTCCGGGGTTGAGAATGGAGAGCCGGTCCCGATTCCCGAACAGATCGATTTGCTCATTGGCAAGGCGACTAGTGTTGCACGGCTGCGCCATTCCGATCAGGCGGACCGGAAGCTTGCCCTGTTCTTCTGGAATACGCCCCAGGGGGAGCGGAACATGTCGGCGTCCAATCTGAATGTTCCGGCAAGCGTTGAGCAGATCGGCGCAGCGTTGCGGCAGGCAGGCTATGATGTTCCCGAACTGACTGAGGATGACATCCTGCAGGCAGGCCAGTCGATGCTGGGCGGGTATTATCATCATGACCGTCTGGACGACCTGCTGGCGAACGGGTTGGCGCAGGCATTCCCCGTGTCGGATTACAAGGCCTGGCTCGACACGCTTCCAAAGGAAGTGACCCAGCCGGTTTTTGACAAGTGGGGCGAGCCGGAATCTCATTGGGCGGTGCGAACGATCAATGGGCAGAAAGTTTTCGTCATTCCGTCAGTGAACTTTGGAAAACTGCTCTTCCTGCCGCAGCCGCCACGGGCCGATAAGGTCGGCGAGAGCTATCATGACGTCAAAGTGCCGCCGGGACACTTGTTTTTGGCAACCTACCTGATGGTGCAGAAGGCCTTCGACGCGAATGCGGTCATCCATCTGGGAACACATGGTACACAGGAGTGGACCCCCGGAAAGGACCGGGGCTTGTGGGCTTATGACTATCCGATGCTGACGCTCGGCAATGTTCCGGTCGTGTATCCCTATATTCAGGACAATGTCGCGGAGGCGATTCAGGCAATTCGCCGGGGGCGGGCCATTACGATCAGTCACCAGACCCCGCCGTTCGCGCCGTCCGGCTTCTATGACGAACTGCGGGATATTCACGCCCTGATTCATGAGCGCGAGCAGCTGGATGAAGGCGCCGTCCGCGATGAAACAGATGCACGTCTTGCCGACGCCGTGATTGAGGCAAACCTGCAAAAAGATCTGCTGTGGACAGAGGAAGACGTACGAAGCGACTTTTCGACCTTCCTGCCGATCCTGCACGATCACCTCCACGAACTGGCTCAGACAGCCACGCCGTTGGGCTTGCATACGTTCGGCCTGGCCGCCTCTCCGGAGCACAGGCTGATGACGGTCATGCAGCAATTGGGTGAGCCATATTATGCGTTGCTTGGGATCGACCAGGCTGAGATGTTCGCAACCGACGCGGAGAAACTGCCGGAAAGTAAACCGTACCAGTTTCTCGAACGCTTTTTGCGCGGGGGGGAGGACATTTCGGGTATTGCCGACGCAGCGATGCGTGAGCAGATCGAACGCGCCCGGGCTTACGACCAGCACCTGGCTGACCCGCAAGAGCTTGAAGCCCTCTTGCACGCTCTGGATGGCGGCTTCACGAAAGCCGGTCCGGGCGGGGATCCAGTGCGCAATCCGCAAGCGTCCAGCGGCCGTAACCTGTTTGCGTTTGAGCCGGACAAGATCCCGACCCCCTCGGCCTACAAGGCGGGAGAGGAAGCGTTCACGGGTCTGATAGATGCCTACAAGTCAGACCATGATGGCCAGGCGCCCGACAAGCTGGCTTTCTCGCTTTTCTCGTCCGATGCAATCCGGACCCTGGGGATTACCGAAGCGCAGATCATGCACGCTTTGGGTGTTCGTCCGGTCTGGGGCCGGGGCGGGCGTGTCACAAAGCTCGAAATCATTCCTGCGGCCGAACTGGGGCGGCCCCGCGTTGATGTCGTCATTCAGGCGACCAGTGTCTACCGGGACCAGTTTGATGGGCTGATGCGGCTTTATTCGGAGGCGATCGATGAATTGTCCAAACAGGATGAGCCCGGGAATGCGGTTTATGCCGGTACACGTCGGGTGAGAGACGCGCTTCTCTCCGCAGGAACGGATGCCGGAACTGCAGACCGGCTGGCGTCGATAAGAATTTTTTCGAATGCGCCCGGTGATTACGGGTCGGGTGTTCCGGATGCCGCGCTCGATTCCACCAATTGGGAAGATGATGCCATCATCGCGCAGACATATCTGGCAAGCCAATCCTTCGCCTACGGGACGTCTGATTGGGGCCAGTCTGTTGCGAGCTTCGGCTTGTTCGAGAAGCAGCTGACGGGGGTCGATGCGGCGATCCTGGCGCGGTCATCTAATGTGCACGGTGTCTTGTCGACGGATCACCCGTTTGAATATCTCGGTGGACTGTCTGCGGCTGTGAAATCCGTCAACGGAGAAAGCCCGGCGCTCTATATTTCGGATTTGCGGCGCGCCCGGCCGAAAATGGTTCAGGCAAGCAAGTTCCTCTCGGATGAGCTGCGCGCGCGCTACCAGAACCCGCAATGGATTTCGGCGATGATGGATGAGGGGTACGCCGGGACCGTCGAAATGCTGAGGGTTACAGATAACCTTTTCGGTTGGCAGGTGACCGACGAGTCGATGGTGCGTGCCGATCAGTGGCAGGCGATGCATGATACCTATGTCATGGATGCCCGGGATCTTGGCCTCAATGAGTGGTTCGAAGAACAGAACCCAACAGCGCAGGCTCAGATCATTGAGCGTATGACGGAAGCCATCCGTAAGGGATACTGGGATGCAAGCGAGCAGACGCGTAAAGAGCTTGCTCAGCGCTGGCAGGAGCTGACCGAGCAGGCCGGGGCGGATGCAGGCGCTCAGACGACCGTCGAATACATTGAGGATATGGCAGCCGGGTTCGGTCTTGGGAATGGGCAGGGGGCGCCTGCGGCCGATATTGCAGCTGCAGCGGCCCAGACCATTCAGGGGCAGGTCATGAATGAAGTCCTTTCCCCGAGCGACGTCCGGCCGGACTGGCTGCGCCTGTCTTCGATCGCCGGGCTCCTTCTCATAATGCTTGCGGGTGCGCTGCTCCAGCTTCGCACGTCGCGTCAATGGACCTGA
- a CDS encoding MFS transporter, producing MIGALYVSQGAPFGLAMDFLPTILRSEGASLSSLAWLPLIGLPWVLKFLWAPFLDNLWSPRLGKRRSWILPMQAMIFVALCAIAVIGISERTSSIVVVLFVVTSFAAATQDTATDGLVAEYFSSKMLPIANAVQVAGTLVGFFLGGPAALIVAGYFSASAAVSVMTAIVLSGFLFALFWRERQAAHSVARAETKASLAGFVRRPGALNVAAIAFLTAVTAVGGFTLGKVFLVDQDWAVEQIGKIGLAGGGVTVVLGCGGAALMIRLTGVRTALTISVLCSLIGSLLWLSMTLGASSSTVWLAGLAVMLGSVGTGGMSVAAMTIAARFAGTANQAGTDMTIVQSSRDFGEMLTSSLALAIAASAGFSSAFALLGVSAVITLFVVTTGRACRDVYR from the coding sequence ATGATCGGCGCGCTCTATGTCAGCCAGGGGGCGCCCTTCGGGCTCGCCATGGACTTCCTGCCAACGATTTTAAGAAGTGAAGGCGCATCGCTTTCGAGTCTTGCCTGGCTGCCTTTGATCGGTCTGCCCTGGGTGCTGAAATTCCTCTGGGCGCCATTCCTCGACAATCTCTGGTCGCCTCGCCTGGGCAAGCGGCGAAGCTGGATTTTGCCGATGCAGGCAATGATCTTTGTCGCTTTGTGCGCGATTGCTGTCATCGGTATTTCCGAACGGACATCTTCGATTGTCGTTGTCTTGTTTGTGGTGACATCCTTCGCCGCGGCGACACAGGATACGGCGACGGATGGTCTGGTTGCTGAGTACTTTTCCAGTAAAATGCTGCCAATTGCCAACGCGGTGCAGGTTGCCGGGACGTTGGTCGGGTTTTTCCTTGGCGGCCCGGCAGCATTGATTGTCGCGGGCTATTTCAGTGCCTCGGCGGCAGTTTCCGTCATGACGGCGATCGTTCTGTCCGGTTTTCTATTCGCTCTGTTCTGGAGAGAACGGCAGGCGGCGCATTCTGTTGCGCGGGCTGAGACGAAAGCGAGTCTCGCCGGCTTCGTGAGACGTCCCGGGGCCTTGAATGTCGCGGCGATCGCCTTTCTCACCGCGGTCACCGCAGTGGGCGGTTTCACGCTGGGAAAGGTTTTCCTTGTGGATCAGGATTGGGCGGTCGAGCAGATCGGTAAAATCGGTCTTGCGGGTGGAGGTGTCACGGTCGTGCTTGGGTGCGGCGGGGCGGCCTTGATGATCCGGCTCACCGGAGTGCGTACGGCGCTGACGATTTCGGTGTTGTGTTCTCTCATTGGAAGTCTGCTCTGGTTGTCCATGACGCTGGGCGCTTCCTCGTCGACGGTCTGGTTGGCTGGGCTTGCGGTCATGCTCGGCTCTGTGGGCACGGGCGGAATGTCCGTTGCCGCAATGACGATTGCCGCCCGCTTTGCCGGAACTGCAAATCAGGCCGGGACGGATATGACGATCGTTCAGAGTTCTCGGGACTTTGGAGAGATGCTCACATCGTCACTTGCCCTGGCGATCGCTGCATCAGCTGGTTTCTCCAGTGCATTTGCCTTGCTTGGCGTGAGTGCGGTCATAACACTTTTCGTGGTGACGACCGGTCGGGCTTGTCGTGATGTATATCGTTGA